tacgagcactttgtctcccagcatgaactctctaaggtgcgtgcccctgtcatacagccagctttgacattcttgtgcctgccacaaattctcctgggttaggtgtatgagggtgtggagttttgcatgcaggtcaagaacgtactgaatttcatttttacttgctgaaggtccctcctcccaattttcccgtagcacatccagaatgccatgtggcttatgcccatataataattcaaagggagaaaaccccatggaggcttgcagggacctcttgtactgcaaacaacaggggcttgagccacttatcccagttacgtgcatcttcacttatgaatctgcggattatgtttttgagtgtttggttaaatcgctctactaagccatccgtttgtgggtgatagacactggtgcggatagacttaatccccagtaacccatacagctcacgcagtgtgtgtgacataaatgaagtgccttggtctgtcaggatttctttcagaatcctgacccgggagataaagcagaagagcacttctgcaatactgcgtgctgagatattgtggagaggcactgcttccggatatcatgttgcatagtccacaagaactaaaataaagcggtatccccatgctgaccgatctaatggcttgatgagatccatgccaattcgctcaaacggggtctcgattagaggaagagggcgcaacggcacttttggattggccgcgggatttactaattggcattcacggcatgccgcacaccactgacggacatccccgcaaatccctggccaatagaaccgggccattattcaggctagtgttttgtcttgccccaagtgtccagccatggcattaaagtgagctgcatggaataagagttccctacggctctttgggattcacaactgggttacttgttccttagtttgagtgtcctgcgtcactcggtacaatctatctttaataatggcaaaataggggaaggtcggtgccgcgcttggctaaagagtttgaccatcgattactctcacttggtgaaATGCATACCgcagtcttgtctcgcgactgctctaacgggaaatccccaagggaatccctgagagaaggaggaggagtgggctgctcTTCACTCTGATGCAGTGTTGACATAGACGGttgtgtgacagcttctcccgccagtgccacaccgggatcttcctgtGACCCACTAGTAcaggacccactacatgttaaatattccattagttttttaaatcccggccaatcagtacccaaaatcaatgagtgggtaagacggggactaactgccacctttattctatgcatttggccctggaatagaatatggacagacactagagggtaatggtgaacatccccttgcacacacaacactttcaccatttgtgctctccccaatgcctcaccttgcaccaggcattggtgaattgaggtctgattacaaccagaagccaccaaagcgtgatatgtatccccttgaatactcaccggtatgcgatgcactccggcccaatcgggggcagtttctggcgcaGAGGGGATCCAGATTAGAGCACCCACCTCCCTAGCGGAGCTCTGACtttggagatgctccgactccctgacgcgccagcacacctgcccaggctttccctctgcactggtgtcatgggtgtcactcacctgagggggagacaacacagacacaaaagagggagatgggaggacaccacgggtgcgatggaccagctggggggagccagccgccgcctccgtggcaggggaacagggtggagagggggacaagagacaggagagagagagaagagaagggaggggagatgccttgtctgcctgccatcggatctgcctccagatggtcctccgccagctcgatggcttgttccagcgatgctgggtggtgacactggacccattccaccgttccttctggaagtcaagagataaactgctccagtgccaccagatcaatgatcttgTTGGCATCATGGTCTTCCGCccccagccactgccggcaggcgtcctggagatgctggccaaatgcaaatggccggctgacctcctccagtgccagcatccggaagcgctgacaatgttgctctggggagcggtcgagccgctgcagaatggctttccttaggtcagcatagaccagtcggctgtcagcagggagctgcgagCTGCACCTCACCAGTCAGAAGTGGGAGGAGGAGTGCCAAATATATATATtcctatacagtgtcttgcataagtattcatcatcctttgtgtttgtcctgttttgtcacattacaagctggaattaaaatggatttttgggggtcagcaccatttgagttacacaacaagCCTACCACTTTAACGGTGtacattgttattttattgtgacaaacaataattcagacaaaaaaaaacagaaatctggagtgtgcataggtattcacccctacaaagtcaatactttaaagagccaccttttgctgcaattacagctccaagtctcttgggctatgtctctattagcttagcacatcttgccactgggatttttgcccattctgcaAGGCAaacctgctccaactccaagttagatgggttgtgttggtgtacagcaatcttcaagttatgccacagattctcaattggattgaggtctgggctttgattaggccattccaagacatttaaatgtttcccattaaaccactccagtgatgTATTAGCAgtactgtatgtttagggtcattgtcctgctggaatgtgaaccttcgtcccagtctcaaacctttggctgactcaaacaggttttcctccagaattgccctatatgtagtgccatccatcttccttcagtcctgaccagctttcctgtccctgaagaTGAAAAATATCTCCACAGCGTGATGCTGTCACCACCACGCTTCAttgcaggaatggtgttctcagggtgctgggtttgtgccacacatgacatttcccttgatggccaaaaagttcaattttagacttatttgaccagagaatcttcttcaatgtgtttggggaatctgccacatgctgttgggcaaactccaaatgtgttttcttaagcaatggcttttgttctggccagtcttccataaagccccacactGTGGAGTGGATGACTTAAAGTGGtactgtggacagatactcccatctctcccatcttttcagctccttcagtgtcatctttggtgtcttttttgcatctctgattaatgctctccttgtgacttttggtgggtggccttctcttgtcaggtttgtcatgATACCATATTCttaccattttgctataatggattaaaTAGTGCttgctgggatattcaaagtttgggatattttttataacccaaccctgatctatacttccccacaattttgtctctgacatgtttggagtgctgcttggttttcatgttgcttgcttcatagtgttgcagagtcagggcccttccagaataggttgattttatacagacatcatgtgtcagatcatgtgacactttgattgcacacacatggaccttaatcaactaattatgtgacttatgaagtgaattggttggaccacctCTTGttgaggggtttcatacaaaagggggtgaatacccatgcacactccagatttctgtttttttttatcttaattactgtttgtgtcaaaataaaacaagtttcacctttaaagtggtaggcatgttgtgtaaatcaaatagtgttaaactccaaaaatccattttaattccatcttgtaatgcaacaaaacaggacaaacacaaaggggataaatacttttgcaagacactgtatataccaTAAGTGCTTGAACACatacaataaatataaaaacacaaaAACATTGGCCAAATTGTTTGACAGCACGTCAGCCTATATGCTAAAATAATTAAACAAAGATATAACTGAGAGTTGCAGATAGCATCCTGTCCCTTAATGACATCACAAAGCTCACCACCTCTCTGATTTGTCCAAAGAGACTGATCATACAGAGAACACCCAGAGCATGTCTAGACATATATAAATACTATGTAGCTTGAGGAGTGATCCAGAAAAAGCATTGGTCACACTTTGTCATGGTATTCCTTGTACTACTCCTTTTTCTTAGCCCAACAAAGGGAGAAAATTGCCATATTCTGGAAAACACAAAAAATCCTTTGTTGTCCAAAGATGGAGATGTGATAATTGGAGCTATCTTTTCAATACATCGTGGAACACTGATGCAGTCACTGGCATATACTGAAAAACCTCAACCTTTAACCTGCATTAGGTTGGTTAGAGTGGAAACTTTGTCACTGTGGTCATTTTGGGGAATCTGAAATTTTCTGCATGATAATAATCAGTATTTCTGCATTGTATTACTTGTAGTTTTCATTTtatagtaataaataaataagacattTTATACAATTTTTATGTATATTTGTAGAATTGATCTGAGTGAATTCCGCATTGCTCAGACCATGACTTTTGCAATTGAGGAAATCAACAGGAGCAACAGCTTGCTCCCGAATGTCTCAGTTGGTTACAAAATTTATGACAATTGTCTTTCAAGCTTGTTATCTATGCAGGCAGCCATGGCTTTGATGAATGGTCAGGAGATAACAGCGGAGGATACATGTTCTGGACAAGCAGTAGTGCAAGCTATCATAGGGGAGTCAGAATCTACTCCTACTATAGCACTTACAAAAACTACAGGACCCTTTAATATCCCCGTGGTAAGAATAAATGATTTTACTCATTATTTAAAAACAATTTATTTAACAGTTACAAAACACAACTGATATATGCATGAAATGATTATCTTCATGTATAGCGAAGTGTCTGGAATTAAGTCATTATATATCTATTTTTATCAATTTACTAATCATCAATCCCCTGATAGTCTTTTTACCCTCAAAAGCTAAGAGAAGCTCAATTGTACTTTGAGTCAGAATTCAAACAAGGTGGTAAATTATTGTATTTATGTTTAATGTTCCACCAAATGTGTATGTTGATCCTAAATATCGATTTGTTTTTGAGCTATGCATGGTGTTCTTATGCATGAGACAGTGGTGCAGTGAGTACCACTGACACATAATAGCCACAGGATCCTGGGTTCAATCCTGTGCTCAGCTTACTCTCTATGCAaagttttgcatgctctctccatgttTGCATGGgtgtcctctgggttctccagtttccagcAACCATCCATGAATAAGCATATAGGCAGGCTGGCTACATTAAATTGTCTTTAGGTGTGAAAGAGTGCATGAACTTTTTTAGATGATCGCCTTATGCACATTGTTTGCAGGACTGGCTCTGTATCCATTACATACCTGACCAGGATAGCATAGTAAAGCTAGCTGAATGAGTGGTATTCTTATTATCAGCATCATTTATACGAGTATACATTTGGATTTATCATGCACATAATCCAGAATAATCATTGTATTCGCAGATGGTAATTTTCTTTTGTGTTCTTCAGTTGAATGCTAGTTGCTATTTTCTATGATAAAGCAGGCTACCCTCTAATTTTCTCTTTCTAGGTCcaaataaacatatttttaaaaaaaaaatcatttggtGCAAGATGCACCCAAAGAGGctttcgtgattttttttttacgtctCCTTCTTTTCTCAGATAAGTCACTCTGCCACATGTGAATGTTTGAGCAACAGAAAAGAGTATTCCTCTTTCTTCAGGACAATTCCAAGTGACTACTACCAGGGTAGAGCACTGGCATATCTGGTCAAGCACTTTGGCTGGTCTTGGGTGGGAGCTGTGTACAGTGATAATGACTATGGAAACAACGGAATGACAATTTTTCTGAATGCAGCTAAAGAGGAGGGAATATGTGTTGAGTACTCTGAGAAGTTTGACCGGTCATATCCTGCCAAAATGATTAAAGTGGCTGAAATTGTGAAGAAAGGCACTGCCAGAGTAATTATCGTATTTCTTTCTTACTTTGATATGAACCTTCTAATAGAACAGCTTATTCTAAATAATCTTACTGGATACCAGATGATTGGTGCTGCATGGATTTCTGCTGTTGATCTATTAACACCAGCAAGTTACAGTGTATTGGCCGGAGCCATTGGTTTTGATGTGGGGAAATTGAAAATTAGTGGTTTTGCTGActatgctgccaaaggattttggcaAACAGCACTCCCTTGCTTGCACTCAGAGGGAAACATTTCTCAACCTGAAAACAACTgcagtaaatatgaagatatgatTCAGTTAAAAAACTACAGTAACGATATACCAGAAGTGAGATATGCAAATAATGCCTACAATGCAGTTTATGCTGTGGCACATTCTCTACACAGCCTGTTGGGATGCACAGAAAACCAGAGttgtgagaaaaacaaaacaatacatgCATGGCAGGTAAGACAAACAAGAGAAGAAAGCAAGCTATGTTCATGATTTATATTGTCATGGAATAAATAATTAATTTTCCATTTTTCTTTTCAAGGTTATTAAATCTCTAAAAAGGGTAAATTTTACCAGTAAAGTAGGAGACCAGATTTGGTTTGACAGTACTGGGGCAACGGCTCCAAAGTACGATGTGGTGAACTGGCAACGAGGGGTCAATGGAGAATTGCAGTTAAAGGTTGTGGGCTATTATGATGCCTCTCTACCAAGTGGACAACAGTTTGTCCTAAATGCTCAAGATATAGTCTGGGCTGGAGAGGAAAGAGAGGTACATATACTGGTTGCTATTTTTTTTTAGTGATGAAATGTAATCAAACTGTAATCCACAATTTTTTAATGATAAGTTTGAATTTAAAAGCCTGAATTTTACTGATCAGTGAAAGATTATAGCACAACACCTGCATGGAACTGCCATTATATATTGTTCATATTAGAAGCCAAGGTCTGTGTGCAGTGAGAGCTGTCCTCCAGGTACCAGAAAAGCTGCACAGAAAGGAAGGCCTGTCTGCTGCTATGACTGTATATCATGTGCAGAGGGAGAGATCAGTAACCAGACAGGTAATTTCAGCTTTACCAAGTTTCAAAGACTAGTTGTGAATTGTACATTGTGTATCCTCATTTCATTATTTAGAATACAGTTCCTCAACAAAGGCATTAATAAATAAATCCACAAGAtacattttattttctttcctaaTGATATTAACCATGATTGTTTTACAGATTCAAATAACTGTGAGCAGTGTCCAGGAGAATTTTGGTCTAATGCTGTCAAAGATAAATGTGTGTTAAAGGCTATAGAGTTTCTTTCATTTACAGAAGTTATGGGGATAATACTGGTACTTTTTTCTTTGGTTGGAGCTATATTAACTGTGTTAGTAGCTATTTTATTTCTAATAGAAAAGGACACTCCCATTGTTAAAGCGAACAACTCAGAGCTGAGCTTCCTGCTGCTGTTCTCCCTGGCTCTGTGTTTCCTCTGTTCACTTACTTTCATAGGACCACCCTCTGAGTGGTCCTGTATGCTGCGCCACACAGCATTTGGGATCACCTTTGTCCTCTGCATCTCCTGTGTTCTAGGGAAAACAATAGTGGTGTTAGTGGCCTTTAGGGCTACACTTCCAGGTAGTAATGTCATGAAATGGTTTGGACCTCTACAGCAGAGACTCAGTGTACTTGCATTCACTCTTATACAGGTCCTTATTTGTGTTTTTTGGTTAACAGTTTCTCCTCCTTTCCCATATAAGAACATGAACTACTACAAGGAAAAGATCATATTAGAATGTAACTTGGGCTCAGCTCTCGGTTTCTGGGCTGTGCTGGGTTATATCGGAGTTCTTGCCTCCATCTGTTTTGTTTTGGCTTTTCTAGCTAGAACATTGCCAGATAATTTTAATGAAGCTAAATTCATCACATTCAGCATACTCATATTCTGTGCTGTGTGGATCACCTTTATTCCAGCTTATGTCAGCTCTCCTGGAAAATTTACTGTTGCTGTGGAGATATTTGCTATTTTAGCCTCTAGTTTTGCTCTACTGTTCTGTATATTTACACCTAAATGTTATATTATTCTGCTTAAACCTGAACTAAACACAAAGAAAAATATGATGGGTAAAATATCATCAAAAgcactttaaaaattcatatctGCCAACATGTACATCATTTTAGCTGAAGAAAGTTGAACTTGGACACATTATGTTAAATATATTGCCTGGCCAAAAAGGCAAACACTCTAATATTTCGTTGGACCACATTTGCCTTTGATGACAGCACACATTCACTGTGGCATTCTTTCAACAACTTTATGCAACATCGCAACATTTATTTTACTCCAGAATTGCATTTATAATTCACTGACATCTTGTATTGATGATGGAAGAGTTGAACCACTCCATAAAGTTTTCTCCAGCATATCCCAAAGTCTTTGtcatggccaattcatgtgtaaaATAATTCCTCAATGTGAATCCTGGTATTGTCATCCTGGAATATTTCTAGtctatcagggaagaaaaaaatccattactGTGATAAGATCATTATTCAGTATATttaggtcgtcagctgacttaaTTTTATTGTCACATATCTTTGCTGAGCCTAGCCATTGCCAACTgtcgcaaccccagatcataacaccttCTCTTTCGGCTTCTACATTGGCCACTATAAACATTGGctgcatcgcttcatgtgcttcccttcttaccctgctgTGCCCCCCTTCTTACCCTGTTGTGCCCATTGCTCTGGAATATGGTGAATCTAGACTCATCaggccacatgacctttttccactgATCCAGAATACACATTTTTATGCTCCTTAGCAGATTGAAACCTTTTCTTCTGATTAACCTCACTAACAAGTGATTTTCTAATGGTCACATGACTAGTTAGTCACAATCCTTTAAGTTCTTGTCACATGGTCCATGttgaaatgctcttaatttcactattagatATAGGTATGAGCTTTTCTGTGAAATTTTTATGATTTGACTTCACCAGGCATTTAAGTGCTCTCTAATcaaggtcagtcaagattttgcaGACTCAGAGGTGCTCttctgtggtggtggtggtggtggtgatttgTTGATGTTGCTcatgtcaagtcagtttatttgtataatgcttttaatgacattttcacaaagcagcttttcaggaaaataaagactttaaacatatgaactaattttatctgtaataaatttatttatccctaatgagcaagcctgagctgAAGGTAGCAAGGGACAAACTCTTTCAAATGAAATAAGTAAGAAATCTTTCGAGGAACCAGATTCATAGGCAatccatcttcatttgggtgataacagataacatgattattataaacttgcttctataactgtgtcctatgtaGTCACAAAGTGCAATTTttttaaccaggaaattcattatagttttagcatgaaggctattttgttgaagttatcaactgttcattgatggagacttgagtgcaagattGTACATGAGAACtggagtcctaaagttatcatgatagttgtagtcctaaaccatcatagcaaaactgtaagtgtccagagccatcttctaagcaaATCTTTCGACTGtctatatggggccatcctccacgaaGTGATGAGAACTCTCGACACATCTAGACAtcctagtttaccaaaacacctCATGCCCAAGGACCCTCCAGCTCTACTCCTTTAatttaattcaattcaattcaattcaattcaattcaatgcctttattgtcattatatgTCAAGTACAACGAAATTATGCTGCTACTCCAACTCGGTACTCAATACCATcaataaatagtaaaataaaataaatagaacaataaaacaatgaaaaacaacaacatctATACAAAATGCAATCAAGAATAAAAAGTACAACGTGAAGAGTTCATAAGTGAGAGGGTGGCTGAGGCAGTTGTCATTTCTGTTTGTTTAGGTATGTTATGGCATATGGGAAGAAACTGTTTATGAATCTAGTGGTTCTGGATTTGATGGACCTATAACACCTGCCAGAGGGCAACAGTTCAAACAGATGGTGACCTGGGTGAGAATTGTCCTTGATGATAGTTCGTGATCTGGAGAGGATACGGGAGTGTGTGATGTCTGACAGAGAGGGAAGGGGGCAGccgatgattttctctgctgtctttATGATTCTCTCCAGAGCTTTCTTATCGGCAGCAGAGCACCCCGcgaaccacacagagatgcagtatGTCAGGATGCTTTCTTTTGTCGACCTGTAGAAAGACACCAACAGCTTCTGACACAGATCATTTTTCCTGAGTATTCTCAGGAAGTGAAGATGTTGTTGAGCTTTCTTTACAGTTGCCTGTGTGTTTAGTGACCATGTTGTGTTGTCTGTGATGTGGATGCCCAGAAGTTTGAATGAGTTCACTGTTTCCACACACACATTATTAATGAGGAGAGGCTGATGGTTTATGTTGTGTTTCCTGAAGTCTATTatcagttcttttgtttttgtggcATTGAGGATGAGGTTGTTTGCAGAGCACCACTCGGACAGGCACAGGACTTCTTGCCTGTAGGCGGACTCATTGCTGCCTGTAATGAGTCCAACCACagtagtgtcatctgcaaatttaaagACAGAAATGGAGGGAGATGAAGATGTACAGTCATATGTGTATAGTGAATAGAGGAGgggactcagcacacagccctgaggtgAGCCGGTGCTGAGTGCAATTGAAGATGAGATGTGAGGGCCGACTCTGACGGACTGGGGACGGTTAGTCAGGAAGTCTTTGATCCAGCTACAGATGGATGAAGGGAGGCCAAGGATCAGCAGTTTATGAATCAGGATGTCTGGGATGATGGTGTTAAAAGCGGAAGAGTAATCCACAAAAAGCATCCTGACGTAACTGTTCTTGTGTTCCAGGTGTTCCAAGGCAGTGTGGAGAATAATGGAAATGGCATCATCTGTGGACCGGTTAGTTCTGTAAGCAAACTGATATGGGTCCAGGGATGAAGGGAAGCAGGTTTTAATGTGTTTTAGCACCAGtctttcaaaacacttcattatgaGAGGGGTAAGGGCCACCGGTCTGTAGTCTGCTAAACTGTTTGCAGATGATTTCTTCGGAACAGGGATGATTATTGCTGACTTTAGAGAAGGGGGGACGGTAGCCTGGGAGAGAGATAGATTGAAGATGTTGGTGAAGACAGGAACAAGTTCATTGCAGCATGCTTTGAGTACCTTCCCCGGTACCCTGTCAGGGCCAGCAGCCTTCCTGGAGTTCACCATTTTAAAGACCTGCCTCACCTCATGCTGTTCAATGGTGAAGGCAGGTGTTGTGGTGTCCAGGGGTGTTGTGGAGGAGGAGCTTCTGGTCTTGAAGCGGGCAAAGAAgttatttagctcctctgccagaaGGGCTCCATCTGCTGCTGTATGGCTGCCTCTGTAGTTAGTGAGATGTTGTAGCCCCTGCCATACTCTCCTCGGATTGTTATCTGCGACCAGATCTTCAATCTTATCTTTATATGCAAGCTTGGCCATCCTAATCCCCCTCCTCAAATCAGCCCTAGCAATGGTGTAAAGTGCTCTGTCCCCTGATCTGAAGGCTCTGTCCCGTGCTGTGAGGAATTGGTGGACTTGCGACGTCATCCATGGTTTTTGATTTGGAAATACCCGGATTCGTTTATTTACAGTTACATTGTCAATGCATGTGTTAATATAGAAAAGGACAGTTTCTGTGTACTCCTGAAGATCCAGATTTTCAAACAGGGACCATTCAGTATTTGAGAAACAGTCTTGGAGTTGTGCAAAACTGTATGAGCTTTActtaataaaaagctattaacaaaaggcttacaGTAAGTAAAGAGATAtcttttcagccaagacttaaacattgagactgtgtccgagttccaaaaactaCATGTaagactgttccataactgtggggctctgTAAGACAGGActctgcccctgatgtagccttcactatttgaggtaccaacagatagcctgcaccttttggtcTAAGTAGGCATGGAGGGTCATGAAAGACCAGATGtgtactcaggtactgtggcatgagaccatCACTGTTTTATTGGTCAACAgtcgtattttataatcaatgcaaaatttgatttggagccaatgcagtgtggataagataggagTGATGTGCTCATAACTTCTGGTTCAATTTGGACGAAGCAGAGCTTGTGTATGCACCTTctcgaacatccagacagtaaggtattacaataatccaacctaaaggtaacaaaggcatgaactatgtgttttttttctttttcttgcatCATGTTGTGACATTATATTCcttattttagcaatatttctggggcggcacggtggtgtagtggttagcgctgtcacctcacagcaagaaggtc
The genomic region above belongs to Neoarius graeffei isolate fNeoGra1 chromosome 6, fNeoGra1.pri, whole genome shotgun sequence and contains:
- the LOC132888355 gene encoding extracellular calcium-sensing receptor-like, which gives rise to MVFLVLLLFLSPTKGENCHILENTKNPLLSKDGDVIIGAIFSIHRGTLMQSLAYTEKPQPLTCIRIDLSEFRIAQTMTFAIEEINRSNSLLPNVSVGYKIYDNCLSSLLSMQAAMALMNGQEITAEDTCSGQAVVQAIIGESESTPTIALTKTTGPFNIPVISHSATCECLSNRKEYSSFFRTIPSDYYQGRALAYLVKHFGWSWVGAVYSDNDYGNNGMTIFLNAAKEEGICVEYSEKFDRSYPAKMIKVAEIVKKGTARVIIVFLSYFDMNLLIEQLILNNLTGYQMIGAAWISAVDLLTPASYSVLAGAIGFDVGKLKISGFADYAAKGFWQTALPCLHSEGNISQPENNCSKYEDMIQLKNYSNDIPEVRYANNAYNAVYAVAHSLHSLLGCTENQSCEKNKTIHAWQVIKSLKRVNFTSKVGDQIWFDSTGATAPKYDVVNWQRGVNGELQLKVVGYYDASLPSGQQFVLNAQDIVWAGEEREPRSVCSESCPPGTRKAAQKGRPVCCYDCISCAEGEISNQTDSNNCEQCPGEFWSNAVKDKCVLKAIEFLSFTEVMGIILVLFSLVGAILTVLVAILFLIEKDTPIVKANNSELSFLLLFSLALCFLCSLTFIGPPSEWSCMLRHTAFGITFVLCISCVLGKTIVVLVAFRATLPGSNVMKWFGPLQQRLSVLAFTLIQVLICVFWLTVSPPFPYKNMNYYKEKIILECNLGSALGFWAVLGYIGVLASICFVLAFLARTLPDNFNEAKFITFSILIFCAVWITFIPAYVSSPGKFTVAVEIFAILASSFALLFCIFTPKCYIILLKPELNTKKNMMGKISSKAL